The DNA window TCCAGTGCTCGCGACGAGTCCAATCCCGTGAACAACAAGCTTATCAACGTGATAAGTCTGAGGGAAGAAGCCGACATTTTTGTCAGCGGGTATGATTATGCATACTATTAAATAGTTATTCTACTAAACTCCTACGTCACTTTACAGGGTGCAGAAGAACGATCCCATTGTTCTTACAGGGTCTCCATACACAGCGGAGGTTGTCAACTACTACGAGGTCAAGAGCCACGGTCCCAGTACTTTAAGAAATTTGACTGTGTCCCTCTATATTCCCGTGGCCTACCAGCAGTCTGGTTCCACAAATGTTATAAGTATCGTTACGTCCACCCCGAAGATACAGTCCAAGTACTACGATGAACTGCCTATGAAACTCTACTATCAAAATGACGCAATGATCAGGAACATCGCCAAATACCATGAGCAAAGTACTCTGTTCCCCTCCACGGCCCCACAAAATGAGAGTGCCGAGTATCTCGGAGGAAATGTGGATCAAAACTCGAGCATATCGCTGTTGAACGAGAATCTGCCGGTGAATAACACCCTTGTGTTAGACTGCCAGGATTACAACGTCACGATATGCGTCCAGGTGGAAATGCGACTCGAAAGCGGGCTACAACTTAAGCCGGAAGAGCTATCGAACCTGACTGTAAGCTTTATCGTGGATCTCAAGGACGCAGAGGATATCTGGGAGTACTTCGTCATTAAGACCGACTTAAAGGTGTGTAAGATAGGCGATCCCACTTTAAGTTCATTTACCGTGCAAAAGAAGATCCAATCGAACGTTATAAGCAAACATCCTGAAGTTGCCATTTGGAAAATCATTGTGTCCGTGATCGTTGGCATTTTGGTGCTTTCGGCCACAACATATGTCCTTTACAAGGTTCGTATCCATTCGTCTCAGATTTATTTCAGCTCCAAACTGACTTAATTGATTTACTTTATAGCGCGGATTCTTTAAGCGAGCCATCAAAAACGAACTAACACAGTTAATTCGAGATAGTTTTGAGGACGCGATTATAAAGACAGAGGCACAGGAGGATGCTGAGTGTGCGCAGAGTTGGATGaaaatgcaagaaaattaTGAATGAAATAAAGTGGTAATCTTCTCAATTATTCTTCTCAGTTAATGAGGTGAATTtccaattttaaattgttaataatttatttcaataaaaataacgtACAATTCTTAACATAAATAGGTacaatcataaatattttattaaaatgcattgTTATTCTTAATccttgaaaatatttaaaaatctaaTCTAAATTACTAGCACACACTGGCCAAACATGAACAATTTTAGCGATCTTTTAACATACCTATAACATTTAGTCTATGTATATACAATAATATCTATGCCGCCGAAAAAGGCAGttgcacacaaaacacacgaATTTCCCCCAGATAAGCAAGTAAAATGTACTATCTAAGAAGACGTTATACTCGTACACATATGATAACACACATTGCCAAACAGTACATATCGTAGTGAGCCTCGTAGACTACAAAATGTAACTTCGACAGGGACAGGTATAAGTACATATGCTGCGATAGGTTTCTAATTGAGCTGAGGTAAGTGCTCATGATAGGCTTGGATAAAGTAGAGTGGTTGCATTTAGATATGTCTGTGTAAAAGTTGCTTGCAACGTTGCAATATGTATGGCTGACTACACCTAGGAGTTTGTAAAAGTACCGAGTATGTGAATATGTGCACCGCATAAATCAGGCGTTTCaatatgcatatttttggtGGTACCTATTGTATTGACATCGAACGAAAACAGATATTCTATGCGTCTGCCCTTATAGTGTACAATAACAATGAGGCtttctaaataaatacttGTATAAAAATACAGAGAATTTGTGAACTATGTATTGTCAAAATCATTAACACGTACTTAACTGGCGAACCCTcgaataaatatgcataatcTCTGATATCTGTTTCCCAGATCCCAACGCTAGTTCATCAACTTATTTATCACCCACTCCTATGACTAGTTTCCCCATTGAGCACAGTGTGTGACACACACGTTTCATTGGCCTAGACCTTCCACTTTGCTAACACATTGTCTCGTTGAACGGCGGATCCTTTTCCGATTCGGTGCTGCTCTTGATGTTCGACGATAGTTTGGCGATCTCGTCCTGCACCAGGTGGGTGCTGATCTGGGGTATGGATAGCGCCGGATTGCTGCTCTTGGCTGACGAGCCGACGGACTCGTCCGTGCTGGAGCTGCTCTCCTTCAGCACATTCATGCCCAGCTTGCTCGCAAAGGGCTGCGGCTTGAGCGTGGAAATCAGTTTGGCCTGACCAGCCTGGGCCGCCTCCGGTGTCTGAGGCACTGCCTCGGCGGACGGCTGAGACGGCTTGCCCTGGTCGACGCTAAACTGTTTCTTTAGCAGCATCGGACGCACTGGCGGTGCCGGCGCTGCCTGCATCGTCACTGGCCCCGAGGAGCTAAGATCCAGCGAACTAGAGCTCTCCTCTCGCAAACGCCTGCCATCGGCAGCGCCTACCGAGGCGGTACGGATGGGCTGGTAACGCGCCGTGGCAGTGCCGCCCACAGCGCCAACGCTAATGCTAATTCCCGTCGCCGAGTGCGAGTCGCCGGCGTCCAACGAGGGCTCCGCCGTCAGCGAGGGTGTGTCCACATTATAGGAGCCCGTCAGCGAAGTGTTTGTCTCGTTGGAGCTCTGCTTGATAAAGCGGTACGGATGCGCCGAGTAGTCCGTTTCCGTGCTGGAGTTCTTCTGCAGACTCTCACTGGACTTCTTGAACAGCCGACCCTCGTACGGCGGATTAAGGAAGTCACTGGTGGCCCGTGTGGGCACCAACGGTGAGGGATACGTTTGCTGCTCCATCGAGGAGTTGCGCTGCCAGGGGCGCTCGTTCTTCAATTGAAAGCCGCTCGAGATACCGGCCATGGCACCGCAGCTACCGGCCCCGCTGGTATCGCTACTATCGCCTCCGCCGGCACCGCCACCTCCGCCACCGCCCATCAGGTCACCATCTACCGAGGGCTTCGAAGGTGACAGCTCCACGGCGGTCTCTCGGCGCAGCGGGTAGCGATGGCTGTAGTCTATGGATACGCCAATCTGTGGAGGATTACGTTCGTGAGTATTTGATAGAGAGTTATAGATAGACCACATTACCTCGAATCCCTGGGCGCTGGCATCAATTGAGCCGCGGGACTCGATCAGTCCCTCTAGAATCATGTAGTCGTTCTCTTCGCACTCCTTCAGATGCTTCTTCTCCAGCAAAGCCGCAGCTTCAGCCCGCGACATTTCTGTTTTGGGCCGGTCCAAAGAAGCTGTCATTTAAATGGGGTAAAACAAGCGTGAGTTGGgttgcaaattcaataaaaaatcGTGTGTGATGGCATTCATTTCGCTTTGGTGGCGGCGGAAGCAAGGCAATGATACGGGTATTGCGCATTCACCCGGTTAGTTACACACTTTGCTCACGGTTGTTGAAACGCCTCGATGGTAAGCAAAAAACGGGTGACTAGGGCTCATTCGGATTCATTGGATAACCTTGTGCTCCTCGCGGCTTTTGGGCCTGGCTTACCTTTGTTACTTGGCAGGGATACCGTGGGCGATGCAATCATGTGGCAGACGCTCTCCAGCTCGTCCGTGATCGAGGTGTACTCGCTGTGCAGTTTCAGCAAGATATTTCTGGAGGGTTTCGCATGCAATACTGATTTACCTAGAGTTCGGAGTTCGTGGTTAGGTTCAAAGAAAAGATGTGTGCGAgagaacaaacaaaataaaaacttcaTTCGGTTATGGTTAAAGTGCtaatttgttggccaaatcgGTTTGCTggattggtttggtttggtttggattGGTTTTCGtctaattttttttggattaGGTGGAATGGAGTGACGGGTTTAGTAGCCTGAATTTTGAGCGCAGATCAGAGGCTGGCACGGTTTCCATCCTTCGATGGTTGCTTACCCGGATGTGCGGATCCCTGGCCCACGGGCGTATCCTTGTCGCTGTCCGGTTCCGATTGTGTGAGGCTCATCTGGCGGCGGGACAACGAGGCCAGCTGGTTGAGGCTGATGTGCGACCGGTTTATGTCCGCCCCGGTTAAGGAGTACGTTTCCGAGTTGCGGCGACACAGGGATACCGTGCGCTGTCGCAGTGCTCGATGTCTGGCAGCTGTTTGCGATAAAAAGATACTTTTATACTCATTCCATACTTATAAGACCTTCTTGGGGATAGAGAACAGCGAACAGGACACATTGCAGTGAAGGCTGTGCGATTAGGACATTACCCTCAAAGTTGATGTCTGGCGTCGCATCATCAGAGTTGTCGCCTCCGACGAGCGTCTggtcgtcgtcgttgttgcCCATGGGCGTCAGAGTGTCCTTGCTCTCCGTGCTGGCATCCGTATCCTGGCGCACCGTCACGTACGGAGTCCGTTTAACCGTCTCACAGGTCGATGGACGCTGCGACACCGGAATGTAGATGTCCGAGTCCACCTCCGACTGCATCGACGCCTTGCGGACCACCTGCTCGTTGAGGGCCTCACGTGACTTGACCACTTCGTCCGGTTCCTCCGGCAGAGGCACCACCTCAAAGTGCGTGCCCTCGTCGAAGATGTAGGCATCAGGACGGACCTCGGTCAGCGAACGGTTAAAGCGGCGCCGGGTTGTGACCTGGATACATTCAACACAAGTGtgtgcacagaaagaaaaaaatagtATGTCATCGgttcaataatttatttcacataaaacattttctaacataaaatttcaaagtataaataacaaataaatagaGACAAACTAATTTGAATCATACTAATAATTGCTAGCGgtcacaaaaattaaaagattcTGGATATAAAAGAGAGCCCACAAAACGTATAATAAATGTGATGTCAAAGAGCCTGGGGGCTAAAGCATATTCGAAGCAATCTATTTATTGGATCGAAGAATATCAAGTTCAGAATGACATTTTCTGTCCCAGTGTGCTTGGTATTGCTGCGATATGTAATTCAAACGCACCTGGAGCGAATTCAAATTCAGACCGGCACCCAGACCAAGTGGAACGATGgctcctccaccaccaccaccaccaccaccactgccaCCGCCAGCACCATTTCCTCCGCCGCCGACGCCACCGCCCTCCGTGTCCGAAATGGAGATGGTGCGCATGCGCTGCATCTCTCCGGGAATGTTAATCGTCGAGCCGCGCAAATCATCCGCACCAGCCGTGTGTGTCGACATGAAGCGATGTATGACGGCCAAATGCGAGAGTATCTGCTCCGAGGATTCCTCCATCTTTCGCAATCGGAACTCGATGTTCTGCAAAAGACACATGAAAAGTGGTAAGAAATCGAATTTAATTTCCACAGCATATTCAGCGTATATGCATGATAGTTGTTGGAAAAGCTGCAACGGCTGCAGTAAATGGTCATTCGGACGTGTCcaattttcaattcaaatgTAAAATCGTGCTGTCAGAACCCATGTTACTTCGGATAACACGAATCACActggaaatttgcataaaaatgcaaacacaGCATTGGGATAAATGTCGAAGCAGGTGGGATGATGGTGGGTACTGATGTCTACGCACCTGAACGGTGGCCGTTTGAATGTTTTCCTTCTGATTGATGTCCTCGATTTTCTGAGACATGGTCTCCACTCGCTCCGTGGTGTTCTTCACCCGCTCGTCCGTCGACTGATTAAGGATGATTTCCTGTTCGTGAAAGAAGCCCTCGACGCACTCCTCCTCGAAGTCGTACAGCCGCTCCAGGTCGTCCTTTTCCAGGAACAGTTTGAGACCATTGTCCCGCTGCACCTCCAATCCTGCGGATTGCCGATCAAGTGGACACATGTTACATGGCGAGTCAGGGCATAAAAGTACGGGCGAAAACCAAGAAtgaacaataacaacagcgcCCGGGGCAATGGGAGTGCACAATGGAATCGAAATGGAAAGTGTGGCAAATCGTTTCGCCATAACCCAATTAGGAggtgttgttattgttgtcgcCAAGTGGCAAGGTTGATTTCAATACAAAAGAGCaggtggcgtatacgtaatgcagTTAGTTACAGAAGCACACACAGTCGACACAGTTGGGGCAGGCACGCAGGGAGAAAAGTTAGATATTTGTACATTATTGCTGCTCGGCTGACAATGCCACAGACACGATTGACTCACAGGGAACAAAGCTAAACTTGCTCATCCCGGGCTCACCTTTCGCCTTCCGCACACAGTACTTGAGCAGCGAGTAGAAGTGGCACAGCGCGATGAAGGGCGGCGGCAGGACGGGCTTCTGCTGGTACTCCATCACCACAGTGAATCGCTGGAACATCCACACCTAAAGGCACAAATCATACCaaattatgaatatattttacgaGTAAATATGTGGCCATTTATGGCATATCagcataaaatgtaaattgtaaaGCATCAAACCTCATGGATTCGATCACAACACTCACCTGATGCGAAACCGAGTTGACCTCGTTGAAGATATTGTTGAATACGGCGATGAGCAAATTTATCAGCAGAATATTGGCAATCAAGAGGTACATGGACATGGTTATCGGCGTTACCCAATGGCCTGTAATCCAATTAGTTGGTGTGTTGGTGTTAAAAGTGCGGCATCAATACTCGCATGTATTCAGTGGCCGCCATCTGGATTCGGGGGCCACATACTCACCAGTGACGCAGCCCGGCTGGCTGGGATCCTCGCCGCAGGGAGGGTCGATATCGCCGGCGAACACCTCTCCGTACAGCATGAAGTAGGGCTGGAAGATGACCTGGAGAACGATAAATTAAAATGACCATTAAAGCGCCATCTGTTGGAGCCGGGGGGCATCGCCATCGAGACATGAGACATGGGCGGGCGTAATTCAATTTGCGCCAGTCGCCCAACATAAATGCAAGTTATACACATTGAAACacagtttggttatttttagcCATCACCTGACGATATTTGTGTGggggggttggggttggggttggtgttggtgttggggTTTTGGGGGTGGGCtggtgtctgtgtgtttgggATGCAagttatttgatttttaattttctggGACTTTTCATTCGAAATTGGAAACAGCATGctaaatatttacacatcGATGTCTCCCCATCTCATTTGCATATAACAGCTGGATTAATGCAAATGCTCTTTGATTAAAACTCTAATATTTGCCTTATAACTATCATCACTTATTCATTGCTGACCTAGGGCTAATATTTGCATTACACTGCTGCAGGCGGCTTAAATTATTTAGCAtgcaaaactgaaaaatggAATTAAATCAACGTTGAAGATGTCGAGCAGAAAAACAcgaaatttaaagaaaaatcaGAGGGGTGAGGGCTtgttataaatattcataagCGAAAACAGAGTACACACATTTACCTTAAAGAGGCACAGAGCTGGTCTAAATACTAGTTTGTACATCATGCAGAATTGAAAATACGGATTGAAATTAATGCATTGGACCGGAAAGAAGGAGTGGAGTCTCGGCTCGCCGAACCTGGCCAAACCCTTGCAAATTCAACACGGATTAGGTTTGACAGTCTTAAGTGGCAGATTCCAAACGGACTTAACAGTTTCCTTTGCAAGAGTCGAAAAGGAAAAGGTGGGGATGCGAGATTTCGGAGCAGAAGTAGGCTTTGGGGATCAAGAGACAGAGGAGAGAGCAAAAGATACACAGGTAcgagtatacgagtataaaCATTTTGGGGACACAGTCGAACTTCCAACGGAGTTAAAAGTAGATAAAAACGGGGTCCACATAAAACTCAGGTTGAAATAGAATACTTGGCACACATTGATCTCCATCAAGACACAACATCAACTATAGACCACACCAATATGCAGCAGATATATCtgagtattattattattatatttttttttttttaatttattttggcagACGCATCTAGGGCATTCTACAGTCGGCTCTCTATATAGCAAACCAAGTTCATCAATCACAAATGGCGTTACATTTGTCAAGTTGCCGCTCGTCAAATTCGAATGCTCATTGTGGGTGGGCGGAGTTGCAGATGTTGCCGCCGGAACTGTGGAGCTGGAACCGGTGGTGGAGCTGGCTGCAGTGGTGGTCACTGGTGGAGCACCCATTGTATGATAGCCACGATGATAGCTGGAACGGGTATTGTGCCCCAGGGCACCTAGAAATCCGGGCGCCGTTATGGAGCCGGCAATAACCTGGcattttggcaattttcaAGAACATTTAACGGGCGATTTATGCGATTAATGCGATTAATGCGATTTATATGACAAAGATGGTTAGTGAAGGCAATAAAGTGATAGATTTGAGTTCGAAATGTGGCGGACAAATGACAGAATGacagaaagaaagaaagaagagTATAATACGAGACAGTCAATTTGAGCGTCATTTGTTCGGTGATTTTGATTAAATTCTAGTTAGTCAACTACTTAATGTAAAGTGGATTGAATGGAGCACCAATCGACAAAACTACTCGTACGTAAAAATGATTTGCTTGCACCACTACTGAGGAACGCAGGCCAAAAACTTGCTTTGCTTGCTATTAAGTAAATGTATGTACTCCGCATCGTtaggtatgtatatatttaaagttaaaGCTGCAATTGAAATCGTCGAAAGGACACACTCGCTTTcactgtgtgtgagtgtgtcgGTTTGTGTTAATGAGGCTGACATACGCACATACACTCAAATCGGGGGATTAGTTTATTTACAGAAAGTCGACAGGACATATGTGTAGCATACAGCGGTATATATATAGCTTACCTCCTTGATGAGACTCCAGGTGGGTTGTTTGTCGGGGAAGAGAATCGCTTGTCTGCTGACACCAAAGCTCATCAACACAACCGCCAATAGGACCACGAAGTAAATCATGTTTTTCACCATTTTGCCCATCATAGTGACCAGTGGtcctgaaatattttataatataaaagcTACTTCTCCGCTTTCTTTATTGAAtggctttttttttacaagGAATATAACAATGCAAACTAAGTACTAAAGGGTCAATTGTAATGGTGTTCGGTAGAGATTTATATACCTCATATGTACGCCTTATTTATTGGCTTAATTTAGCTTACGGAACTAAAGACTCACCCAGATATTTATTCACGCCAAGAATGTTCAGTATTCGCAGGTACCAGTATATGCTGTCCACACAGTAGATAACTCGTCCAATATCCATCGTATTCGGCCGGAATCGAAATGCCAAACCGATGACAAAGAGTATAATGGCTGCTCCGTCGCACGGATTCCACAtattccacgcccacaccgaGAACTTATGCCTGCTCGCCGAATTCGAATTAATGGCGCCCAACGAGGAATCGTTAATTCAAGCGTAAGAGGCACATATTGAAGACATAAAGTAATGGAAATTCGCACAACTGTGAAATACGCCCAGCTTCATTTGCACTCATCGCCAGATGCAATTAAACACAAATGATTGAGGTGTGCGGGTATAGGGGTCTACTTACGTAATGGCCACCGGTTCGGAGGATATTATTTCGCGCACCTTTTCGAAGCCCAGCGTTGTGATATATGCTATCGAGTACCACTCCTGCCAACGCGGCATATTCTCCATCTTCACCAGCACAGTGAAGGAGAACATTATGAGAAAGAACATATAGGCAATCTGCAATGGAAAACGGAGGGTTTAGAAACTGAGAAATTGGCCATGAAAATTGGTTGAAAGCTACAATAGCTATGATATACCTATCTCCAGAAAAAAATACCTACTCGATTGAGTCGAATATGAAAATTATAACTATGatcaaaaactatttatatacatatactacCTTTCGCCCAGTGCACTTGCATCGGAAATGAATCCAGCAAGCTCGATAGTAATTTCCGCCACTTACCGAATCCGCCCAGAACTTGGTGATGGGTGCCGTGTAGAACTCGTAGAACTTCTTTTTCAGGCGCAGCGGCTGGTGCTGTTTCACCTCATTGTACTCGGAAAGATTGAAGAACTCTCGAAATTGGGCGGGATCTGAGTCGGTGAGTGAGACCTGTGGGGAAATGACGACGGTATTAGTGGGCCAGCAGGGGCGAAAGTGAAGGCCGAGTGGCGCTTGATAGTTTTCGGACTTAATTAAATCATCAATGTGCAGTGAACATTCAAAGAGAGCCACGTGGGGATATATTACATTGGGGAATTGGGTATACGCCCCGTTGAATCGGCGTGTCAAATGTGATTTAGTTGGCTGTCTAATTAATTTGCTGGTGTTTTAGGCTCGATTTGCTATTGCTATTTATACGCGTGTTTAGTTTCCAGACACAACATGCAGAACAAATTAATGAAGTTAAGCATTATgcaaatcaaaatgttttaGCCGCAGGGTGTTCGAAATGTGCTGACAAAAAGTAGCATAGAGCAACTGTACTACTGAGGTAAATCGAGAAGGATTTAATAAAAGGTGTACTGTTGAATTCACACATTTTCTACGCATACATTTTCGCAAATGAAGCTACGAAATGCGCATTCCAAAAGGGAATAATATGAGGCAAAACTACTAAAGCCAGTTACAGAAATGccattgaaatgaaaatatctTGTGGAAGTGGGAGTAAATTATATCCGGGTTCAACTAACTTTGGAGGGCTGTTCTTCCGCTCCAGCAGTGAGATTAACCTGTAAAATTGATACGATACAAGTACTAGGACATTAGAATGGCGTGTGCGGTTTTCAATTGCAAAAATATCCATCCCTATGCAGATGGGTGTCtgagtacgagtacgagtataaCTGATGTGCTGACTGGGTGATACCATAATGTCATATGTAGAGTTTTCAGGTGTCTTTGTCTAGGAATCGAGCTACAATAACCAAaggggaaataaaaataaacaaagggGAACggcatttctttttctgttcTGTGCTGTCACTTTAAGTTTACAAAATGTTATGGTCGAGCAAAATGGCAGTCTTATCGCATTCTGAGTCGAACATTTCGATGGAAAAATACGAGTAGGTGGTGTATGAAGAGCTGGTTTGTGTTGGTTGTTTCATTGGTTGGTTGATTggttggttttgtttgtttgtttggttgtttTGTGGAGCTACTcactttgccattttcgtGTACTTTTGTATCGCGCACTGAGTAAGAATCCGCCAATAGAGCCTGCAACGGTTCACGCACATTTTTCGCATTTATCAGATATGTAATCACTCTTTAGTTTTACTTTCTAAAGGGTTTTGAGCGGTGATCTTTGGACATAGTACTTTAGTTCAGATGAAGAAGTGGTTGTGTGGAGGTGTGTGTTTTAGGTACAGGTTTCCATAATGATTTGTGGTGCAGGAAAGATTTTAAGTTGAAAGTATTGCAAATACTTCATCACACATACGTAGGCATTCCACAGATATGTACATGGGGGCGAACAAACTACtattaaatacatttcctCTTGCACTCAATGgactttaatttgatttggtGATTAACAGATTAACCCCTTCCAATAGAAAAGTGGGTGGCGATGGAGCCTGAGCTTGTGCAGTGCCCCAGTAACtgaaaaacaatatttgcaCAAGTGCCTTGCCTCCTCTCGAGTCATTCAGTGAGTAGTTTGACATAGACCTGATGGCATTTGATGTGGTTTTGTTGGCAACGAATGCTGGGGGATAATGCTTAGAGTGGGGTTTGTGCCGAGATTATTACTTAATTTAACTTTAAGCCAGCTCTTGGCTGTTGCCAATGAATGTCATTACGCTGCTAATGGATATTCGCACTTAATTCGAACTAAAGAGgactttaaaattttatggGAAGCATTAGAGGCAAAAGCTACTCGAATGTAACGAGGGCGGGCAATATTCGGTAACTTACATCTGTTGAATTCGAGACACTCTTAAAGGAGGGCGAGCTGTTTTCAGCTGGTATAAGCTTGCACTTTGGGAAAATACACATTCAAATGATGGTTAGTGGtgaacaaaaaattacattaaaaactGGGCGAAAtgtaatgaattttaaatgagTTCCCAATTTTTAGTGGCCACATTTCAGGGCTGTGAGTTGTACTAAACTATCGAAGGAGATGAAAAGAGCACGTGTTTGTGCTCCCGATTGATTGGGCTGttctataaataatatagTAAATCAACATAATCAATAAAACACATTATTCGAAAGCCCCTTAGAAGAAAATTcgttaatttcaaaaataactGGAGCAGAAAAAGTGTAGCAACTCCTGCACCAAAAccaaatattgatttttcttgtttttgtctTCTCAGGAGTGCCTCAGAAATATTTATTCCTTTGAAATCCCTTTCAATGGCACCAAAGAGTATCTTCTAGTAAAAATAATCTTGGCAAAAATTCTGACGATGATGTACACTTTAAAAACGTTGTATTGTGCAAGGGAATTATATAGCTTATGTGGTCTTCCTGCACGTCgcttttaaaatttaaattcataaaaacaTGTATACCAAATTACGATACAGATCAAAGAACAAGTATGTATGAATCGAGTAGTGTAGACAGATAGTTCGGTTTCGAAAGcaaacaaagtaaataaagtATAGTTTTGTGATTTGCCAACCAGAACATATACAAAGATACAGAGATACAGAGATAGAGAGATAGAGTCAGAAACAGAGCAGAGACAGCAAAGAGAACATATACATGTGTGTATGCATATAGATATAGACGACTTGAACACCAAAGAAACGGAAGTCAAGTATTTGGCATAGATCTGATTGATTGTTACTACCTTGTCGCGATTATTAGCACCCGCGCCCATGCTATATCTCAAGGAAATGGATCTTTTGGCTTTTAAAAGGGCGCTCTATAAACAGACAGATTTGAATTTAGGATTGATGAACAGCAGAGCGATAATTTGGTCAGTGGTTAATGGTAAACGTTAGACGTAAGGTTAGTAGATAAAATTGAATACTGAAATTGAAACTAAACGCTGACGCTGAAAACGAATAAGGCACACATTTAGGACTGGCACATATAGACAACGaaaccaaattaaattgaatgtTAGTAAGAAATGAacaaaataactttaaattacTGAAAACACAAAGCCAAATACCTCGGCATCCGGCTGCGAACGATCCGAGTCGTCATTGTCCAGATTCTGGTTTTCCAGATGCTCCTCCTCAGTCTGCGGCatctgctgcagctcctccttcGACTTGAAGTCAAGCTGCCTGATGTACAATGGCATCGCCAAGCCCAAGATGACCTGGATGCAGCACACAACACCCATTTGTAAGGCAAGCACAAAATCAGAGGTCGAGTGATTATAAGTCATACCTTGAAGTTGGTATTCTTGCGGGTTCGCAGTCCACCCATCCACAGATCCGCCAGGATCACCTGACTACAGGGATGAGCGAGAAGGGCACGATGGTTGGCCGCCACAGCCAGCGAAAGGCAGCTCTGATTTGACCAGGAGTGCAGCTCGCAGGTCAGCAGTCTTTGCGCCTTTTCCGCATCCTGTCGGTAACTGAAGTCCAGCAGCTTGTTGCCTAgcatagaaaataataa is part of the Drosophila yakuba strain Tai18E2 chromosome 2R, Prin_Dyak_Tai18E2_2.1, whole genome shotgun sequence genome and encodes:
- the LOC6530503 gene encoding transient receptor potential cation channel trpm isoform X4, whose protein sequence is MVVTDSPLALHKYVRRISKDFSTVRRYSNTPAVVVGSVRASTSAFIAAETAAHLPTCGTPTSRTPVSTPRGIRRRQRMRKRSSVSSTLSKVLILNVRDLLKAHAGSEPLKEHQPRSWIETNFQKRECIKFIPCPKDDTKCCCGQAQITHQTIPGIESGSPGDLWLPTKHTRPQPTDAYGTIEFQGGAHPTKAQYVRLSFDTRPELLVQLFTKEWNLELPKLLITVQGGKANFDLQAKLKKEIRKGLLKAAKTTGAWIFTGGTNTGVTKQVGDALLLEGQQRTGRVVSIGIAPWGIVERNHELLGHNREVPCHSISSPRSKLAVLNNRHAYFLLVDNGTQAKYGAELILRRKLEKFISNLKLHPSKNHWLKTNVTHSSTPVVCLVIEGGTNTIRAVLEYVTDSPPVPVVVCDGSGRAADLLAFVHKYASDGEEQPVLESMRDYLIGTIQKTFEVGLDQSEKLYQELLQCTRNKNLITVFRIQEKPEGEAQELDQTILTALFKSQHLSPPEQLSLALTWNRVDIARSEIFVYGQEWPNGALDEAMMQALEHDRIDFVKLLLENGVSMKKFLTIPRLEELYNTKHGPANTLGYILRDVRPHIPKGYIYTLHDIGLVINKLMGGAYRSYYTRRKFRPIYAKVMNSYANACRKSSTYQYQRYAGANSLSLVTGLLPFTSEMALFEFPFNELLIWAVLTKRQQMALLMWTHGEEALAKSLVSCKLYKAMAHEAAEDDLDTEIYEELRSYAKEFESKGNKLLDFSYRQDAEKAQRLLTCELHSWSNQSCLSLAVAANHRALLAHPCSQVILADLWMGGLRTRKNTNFKVILGLAMPLYIRQLDFKSKEELQQMPQTEEEHLENQNLDNDDSDRSQPDAESALLKAKRSISLRYSMGAGANNRDKALLADSYSVRDTKVHENGKVSLTDSDPAQFREFFNLSEYNEVKQHQPLRLKKKFYEFYTAPITKFWADSIAYMFFLIMFSFTVLVKMENMPRWQEWYSIAYITTLGFEKVREIISSEPVAITHKFSVWAWNMWNPCDGAAIILFVIGLAFRFRPNTMDIGRVIYCVDSIYWYLRILNILGVNKYLGPLVTMMGKMVKNMIYFVVLLAVVLMSFGVSRQAILFPDKQPTWSLIKEVIAGSITAPGFLGALGHNTRSSYHRGYHTMGAPPVTTTAASSTTGSSSTVPAATSATPPTHNEHSNLTSGNLTNVIFQPYFMLYGEVFAGDIDPPCGEDPSQPGCVTGHWVTPITMSMYLLIANILLINLLIAVFNNIFNEVNSVSHQVWMFQRFTVVMEYQQKPVLPPPFIALCHFYSLLKYCVRKAKGLEVQRDNGLKLFLEKDDLERLYDFEEECVEGFFHEQEIILNQSTDERVKNTTERVETMSQKIEDINQKENIQTATVQNIEFRLRKMEESSEQILSHLAVIHRFMSTHTAGADDLRGSTINIPGEMQRMRTISISDTEGGGVGGGGNGAGGGSGGGGGGGGGAIVPLGLGAGLNLNSLQVTTRRRFNRSLTEVRPDAYIFDEGTHFEVVPLPEEPDEVVKSREALNEQVVRKASMQSEVDSDIYIPVSQRPSTCETVKRTPYVTVRQDTDASTESKDTLTPMGNNDDDQTLVGGDNSDDATPDINFEAARHRALRQRTVSLCRRNSETYSLTGADINRSHISLNQLASLSRRQMSLTQSEPDSDKDTPVGQGSAHPGKSVLHAKPSRNILLKLHSEYTSITDELESVCHMIASPTVSLPSNKASLDRPKTEMSRAEAAALLEKKHLKECEENDYMILEGLIESRGSIDASAQGFEIGVSIDYSHRYPLRRETAVELSPSKPSVDGDLMGGGGGGGAGGGDSSDTSGAGSCGAMAGISSGFQLKNERPWQRNSSMEQQTYPSPLVPTRATSDFLNPPYEGRLFKKSSESLQKNSSTETDYSAHPYRFIKQSSNETNTSLTGSYNVDTPSLTAEPSLDAGDSHSATGISISVGAVGGTATARYQPIRTASVGAADGRRLREESSSSLDLSSSGPVTMQAAPAPPVRPMLLKKQFSVDQGKPSQPSAEAVPQTPEAAQAGQAKLISTLKPQPFASKLGMNVLKESSSSTDESVGSSAKSSNPALSIPQISTHLVQDEIAKLSSNIKSSTESEKDPPFNETMC